The following coding sequences lie in one Arachis hypogaea cultivar Tifrunner chromosome 4, arahy.Tifrunner.gnm2.J5K5, whole genome shotgun sequence genomic window:
- the LOC112796460 gene encoding plasma membrane-associated cation-binding protein 1 yields the protein MGYWKSKVLPKIKKVFDKNSTKKSGAAEASKLFDDSKEEYNKAFEEKKTELQTKVTEVYEASSAEVKSLVKEPNEAGLKKNSTSVQKFLEELVKIDFPGSKPVSEACSKFGPALVPGPVSFVFEKVSTFIVTEEKVEDAPPTTTTEETSGVKEREIVVEEEGKEKKKEEAEEKTESVDPPSSSAPETVEEKSAEEVAKEEEKPAEAAAATTSAEKTAEEPPKP from the exons atgggGTATTGGAAATCCAAGGTGCTTCCAAAGATCAAGAAGGTTTTTGATAAGAATAGCACCAAGAAATCTGGTGCTGCTGAAGCTTCCAAGTTATTTGATGACTCCAAG GAGGAATACAACAAAGCGTTTGAAGAAAAGAAGACTGAACTTCAAACAAAAGTAACTGAAGTATATGAGGCTTCGTCAGCTGAAGTGAAG AGTTTGGTAAAAGAACCTAATGAAGCAGGATTAAAGAAGAATTCCACATCAGTTCAAAAGTTCCTAGAAGAGCTTGTTAAAATTG ATTTCCCTGGATCAAAGCCAGTGAGTGAAGCATGTTCCAAGTTTGGACCAGCCTTGGTTCCAGGCCCAGTTTCCTTTGTGTTTGAGAAAGTTTCCACTTTCATAGTCACTGAAGAGAAAGTTGAGGATGCCCCTCCTACTACTACAACAGAAGAAACAAGTGGTGTCAAAGAGAGGGAAATTGtggttgaagaagaaggaaaagaaaagaagaaggaagaggcagAGGAGAAAACTGAATCAGTAGATCCACCATCATCATCTGCACCAGAAACAGTTGAGGAAAAATCGGCTGAAGAAGttgcaaaagaagaagagaaacctgctgaagcagcagcagcaacaacttCAGCTGAGAAAACTGCAGAAGAACCACCAAAACCTTGA